In Sulfobacillus thermosulfidooxidans, the sequence GCCATCCTGACACAATATGGCCCTCAAGCACGAGCGGTGCTGGAAGCGTTATTGCAGAAATATGAAGACGATGGCTTAATTGATTTTACGGATCCAGCGGTCTTACGCATTAAGCCGTTTGCCCAGATGGGGACACCCGTAGGATTGGTCAAATCATTTGGTGGGCGAGATGCTTTTGAAAAGGCGGTTCAGGCATTACAAAAGGCACTTTATGCGGAGGTTGGATAACGCTCGATGAATGTACGTAACACCGTCAAGGTGATTCAAGATATTATGCGGAAGGATGTGGGAGTCGATGGCGATGCGCAGCGGCTGGCGCAGTTAGCCTGGCTCTTTTTCCTAAAAATTATCGATGACCAGGATCAGGAACTCGAACTCCTACAGGACGACTATGTGTCTCCGATTCCCCCTCACCTACAATGGCGGGCCTGGGCGGCGGATCCGGAAGGATTGACAGGAGATGCGCTTCTGAACTTTGTCAATAATGAGCTTTTTCCGGCGTTAAAGGCGCTGCCGGCCGATACCGGACGGTCGCGGATGGTGCGGGATGTCTTTGAAGACACTTACAATTACATGAAATCCGGTCAGTTGTTGCGGCAAGTGATTAATAAAATTCAAACGATCGACTTTAATAATTTTACCGAACGGCAAGATTTTGGGGTGATTTACGAGCAACTGCTGAATGAGTTGCAGAGTGCTGGAAACGCCGGTGAGTACTATACACCTCGGGCTGTGACGGAATTTATGGCCAATCGCATGGATCCGAAACCCGGCGAAATCGTGCTGGATTTTGCGTGTGGGACGGGTGGCTTCTTGACCTCCGCCATGCGACATATGCGCGACCGCTACGTGAAGACGCCCGAGGACGAACGGATGATGCAACAGAGCTTGCGGGCGGTGGAAAAGAAGCCGCTGCCGTATTTGCTATGTGTGACCAATATGCTGTTGCACAATATCGACGACCCGTCGTTTGTGCAACACGACAATACCTTGGCCCGTCCCTACATCAGTTGGGAGGCAACCGATCGCGTCGACATTATTCTTACCAATCCACCTTTTGGCGGCAATGAAGAAGACGGCATTGAAAGCAACTTTCCGCAGCAATTCCGCACTAAAGAAACGGCGGATCTGTTTTTGGCCTTGTTGGTTCGGCTATTAAAATCCGGAGGGCGGGCCGCCATTGTGTTGCCGGATGGGTTTCTCTTTGGTGAAGGGGTCAAAACGCGTCTTAAAGAGCATTTGCT encodes:
- a CDS encoding type I restriction-modification system subunit M; protein product: MNVRNTVKVIQDIMRKDVGVDGDAQRLAQLAWLFFLKIIDDQDQELELLQDDYVSPIPPHLQWRAWAADPEGLTGDALLNFVNNELFPALKALPADTGRSRMVRDVFEDTYNYMKSGQLLRQVINKIQTIDFNNFTERQDFGVIYEQLLNELQSAGNAGEYYTPRAVTEFMANRMDPKPGEIVLDFACGTGGFLTSAMRHMRDRYVKTPEDERMMQQSLRAVEKKPLPYLLCVTNMLLHNIDDPSFVQHDNTLARPYISWEATDRVDIILTNPPFGGNEEDGIESNFPQQFRTKETADLFLALLVRLLKSGGRAAIVLPDGFLFGEGVKTRLKEHLLTECNVHTIVRLPNSVFKPYASIGTNLLFLEKGPPTQEIWFYEHRVPEGQKAYSMTKPIRFEHFQPCLDWWDHREETPEAWKVTIDEVKARNYNLDFKNPHRVDEDLGDPQELLASFQDQEARARQVREQLKALLKEALLR